TCTATCTGCAGGATTCCCTGTTTTTAAGTGGATTTGtagatcaatttaaaatataaaatttaaggACAGAATAGAACCTacaggtccatctagtctgctctttttttgtgtaatttgtgtttttgtttgttttttatgtatgtattggtGGGAGGATTTGCGGGTAGTTTGTTATTTGTGTATTATTACTTAATATTTTCTAGCTAAGTGTTAACAATATCAATATGTTTGTCCCCTGCATTCTTGAATTATTTTACTGAATACCCACTAAAACTGCCTGGAGACCTTTCAGCCTTTCTCCCTTCAATCTCAGAGTTTGTCCCTTTGTTCTAGAAAACATCCTAGAATTGTCTTTCTCCCTTCAACTTTTGATCTATTTGACTCTTTATGTAAAAGTTATCTTCTATTGATTCCAACATTTCCAAAATTAAGCAATATAAGTCCAAACTCAGTATGAATTGAATTTGAATTTTCTGCTCAGTTTGGAACCTGAAAATGAGGAAAAATGCATTTTCCATTATTGGAATCTTGCACCCTTTAGAAAACATCCCCCTCTTGTCATTTTGTGTTGGGAAGAGGGTAGGTTCCAAAGCCTAGAGATCTCTGCATTGCAGACAACAATAGGCATTgctgtaactagaaattttggtgccctgggcgagacagggcaccggcgccccccatctaagtgggagtggcatgtgaaaagtgggtgtggccaacctaatgtgggtgtggctagcactttactgaaataattatatatatatatatatatatatatatatatatatatatatgcacacacacacacagtggtgggattccaataaatgaACAACCGGCTGGTTGGataggtattgtaatattttatgcagttaatatgtgtaggtttaagtgagtttaatatattgtgatatgTTATCATTGTCTCTCAAACAAACATTGGAGCAAAGCTCCAGTATATGTAAATTGACtgctaaatattacatatggcgCTACCGTGCGGGGAAAAAAATGCACTATGtgtattataccactttcatactgccgcccctgcaatatcccgggtttttgaagccgtcccagctcagaaacaccattcatactgcacctcggacccgggaatttcccgggttgactccattcatactgcacaagtctgtgccctggcaatttgtgggagtcatcaccagagcacttttcattggctgaaaagcggtgatgtcattgaaaggtgactggtttgttgacgcataaagatgatgcaaaagtgggtggtgattgtttaccacattacttttcatcatgggcGACGACtaacttttgtgtagcccagagttcatgtttactagtatttttttgctgttttatgcagcaaatgagagtttgctgcagctgctgacaatatgcactcttgcacagtcccagttcaggaggaggaaggcgaagtttatggcacaacagaagaaaactcggtgtctgtatatgcgcaggaggagagcgtttctcagggccagcaatgtctcaattttgagattcagtgctgccagtaaccgaaccatgcgtgccagagagcgtagccacggagaagctttctggtctactgtggaagcgtttgaggaacagcagtggatgcaacacttcagaatgtcacgtgggacatttaactatgtgctggaccttattaccccagcactttccaggaaggccactaactttgggaaacctattccaccatgtaggtgcctttctattgtgttgtggtggtatgctacccctggagaataccggacaatctcctgcttgtttggagtggggatatccacggtgtgcactctagtgcatgaagtcaccacggcattgctggaagccctgtatcatcacttcatctccttaccgcaaggtcagcgcctggatgatacaattgcaggattcctgaagcgtgggtttccacagtgtgctggagccatagacgggacacacatccccatcattgcccccacagacaaccatgcggattactacaaccgtaaaggctggcattccatcattctacaggctgtggttgaccacaactattggtaagcattttttatggttttttttatgtgacttatGTTAGTTAGTTTTTAGTTAGtttatgttagtttcacagatgttttcatcgggtggcctggacgttcccatgacgccagagttctagcaaattcggacctttaccaaattgctgaggaaagacaagatggctggctgttccctagagaggtaaatataggtgtaatattgtatgatgtttttgtaattgaagcttatatactattgtttgctatcaatattgtatgtatttactgcccctttttatatacagatgtaacacttgcaaaatgcattttcaccatatagtatcAAGTGTACTGCattatttgaccaatatttttaacatggtgacgtaaactgcatgtttttatttacagaaatctacgtttgttaaTGGTGTGGAAATACCGGTACACAttattggggatgctgcttaccctttaaggcgctggctgatgaaggggttcactcagcaacatcacctgtctcaggaccAGTCAGAgagctctgctcggatggtggtggaaaatgcttttgggcgcttgaaaggacgttggcgctgtctattgaagcgcattgacattgacaccaagcttatgccccacgtggttgctgcttgctgtattttacataacatttgtgaaattcaaaaagagcaatttctacctgagtggaatgtgcaggaatctgaaatgccagtgctgtcagtggactccagtacttttgaaagagagcgcaccaatacctctgctgaacttattaggaccaccctcactgccaatttgacctcacttgtttgaatgtaccacacaaatgtaaaaataaaaaatatatgtttatttcacatattgtattttgttttgtacatatttcctcatatgtctcttcacaaaaaatataaaatgacaatataaaagtgcttacttgcatgtagaaaaaaataaaatatatacataagtagtaaaccgaagacacaaatgtgcccaaacagtaagtgcaaatttgcttttcacgttatatgagaagctaacggtgtgattccagatcacacgtaacatacatgataacaattaactgtgaaacatttgaccataaaacatgattattacaattgcctatattgtggcatttctggtggtggagtggtttggagtggaaaacccggtgggtattctatgttggggttacccataggttgagcatgttgtgtattctgtaccgggtttggagggttattgttgcctaacatgggttgcccccgctggtacataggataatgtccgtcataataataAGGACTTGAAGGAGgcgcctgcacccgtgagaggagtctgtccatgaatcccataatacactcacgattttcgcgtaacacgcgttcctgcatgttcatgatttgcatgaggaaagagtcctgcagttcccgctcattgtccatgaaatgctgcagttgtgtattctcgtgttccctcatggtgctgtccatctcccgcagttgatccatcatgacagttgtcattgttttagttgcttggtccattttgttgggccttttgcgtttttttggaacgttgtaaactgtacgtagaaagatcacagtaaaacatacattcgaatatataatgtggcagaacaaaaaagcagtgttgtaagctgatatgtgcttgaggcctcctccctcttgctcagtagttttgcactgcaacatatgcttgttaatgttttaatactttggagtgtattatatttgtcttttgggctttttgttgatatagttctctttttaaagttatgtagaaacattggtgtttggtttgcatttatgttgatatacttctctttttttgacagttatgttcaaacattttttatttttttttaaagttatgtagatatgtttattggtatttggcttgcatttcggttgatatagttctctgtttttgggacttttgtttatacagttcatt
The Mixophyes fleayi isolate aMixFle1 chromosome 1, aMixFle1.hap1, whole genome shotgun sequence DNA segment above includes these coding regions:
- the LOC142110479 gene encoding uncharacterized protein LOC142110479 → MVFGHSPLTNPIALSSSSNVDAAIPTPPESTQTSETATIIIEDSIEDTPELECSATTDDTNMSWEELNDSQPFPAAQVVIETLQETQPEPVPVSKSTPGPSLRSNIYNVPKKRKRPNKMDQATKTMTTVMMDQLREMDSTMREHENTQLQHFMDNERELQDSFLMQIMNMQERVLRENRECIMGFMDRLLSRVQAPPSSPYYYDGHYPMYQRGQPMLGNNNPPNPVQNTQHAQPMGNPNIEYPPGFPLQTTPPPEMPQYRQL